The following DNA comes from candidate division WOR-3 bacterium.
TATAACTAAAATATAAAAACCTCTTTCAAGATTAAAAGCATTAACCTTAAATCTGTCTCCTGAGTTTACAAAATTCAATTTTTTAACCCTTCCAGAGGGTGAATAGATAAGAATCTCCTTTAAATTTTCTTTTGTTTTTATATAAAAGAAACCCCTGTCTTTTTTAAAAGGATTGGGGAAAACTATAGGTTCTTCTGCTTCAGAAGGTCCAAAAACTTTTAAATTCATAATTGAGACTCCATCCTTTGTACCAATTATTATTTCCTCATTCAAATTATCATAATATAAAAGAGAGGCAGAACACTGAGAATTAAAATCAATACTTTCAGTCCTTGTAAGAGTATTATAGGAAGATTCAAAAATTTTTTCCTCACCACTTCTTGATATAAAGATTAATCCACTTCTTGTAAGAGCATAAGTATTTCCATATTTATCATTTATTACTGAAACAGTATAAGAATCAAAAGTCCTATAATTTTTAATAAATTGAAAATCAGGCAATTTGTATTCAAATAAACCTGAATTTGTTGCAAAAAAAATCTTATTTTCATAAATTGATATATCGTAAACAGGATAACCTGTATTCATAACAAAACTTATATTATAATTTTTATCAATTTTGTAAATGTTACCCTCTGTATTGGAAACAAAATAAAAATCAGCATATTTTTCTATATCTGTTGCATAACCAAGGTTAAAAATTTCTTTAATTTTCTCATCCTTTAAATTCCTTATTTCTATTGAATTCTGTGCAGGTTTTAAAACAGAAAAAGTAGAATCATTTAAAAATTTTAAGAGCTGAATGCATGTAGAAAGATTTAAAGTATCATAAATATTGAAAAGAGAATCAATTTTAAAAATTGGACCACACCAAGGTGATGTGATTATAATCTCAGGATTTACATCAAGGGTTCTTATCCATCCGCCTAATAATTTATTTACCTTTTCATATTTTTCATTAAAAATATCAATTCCTCTATCATGGGAAAAAAGGTAATATTTTCCAAACTTTTTAACAGAAGAAATGGAATTGGAAGTTAATTCTTTAAAATAATTTTTGAAATTTAAAAATAAAGAATTTTTATAATCATAAATTACAATACCTTTTCCAAGGAGATAAATTTTATTTTTAACTTTAATTAAACTTTTCGTATTGAAATTACTGAATTTTAATTTTTGACCATTATATAAAATATATGAACCACCCTCTGTCCCTACAAATAATGTGTCAGAATTCCCAATTAGAGAATTTATAACATACGGAAATTTAGTTAAAAGAGAATCAGGATATAAATACAAAAAACTATCAGAAGAAACAAAAATTTTATTATTCAAGATAAAGATATCACCTATTTTTCCTGGTAAAATTCCAGAATGTAAAGTAGGAGGGATTATTCCGAGGAGATTAATTTTAATTTTATAAAGACCTAATTTTGTTCCAATAAATAAGGTATCTTTTATTATTTCAAGAGAAATCACGGTATCCTTAGGAAAATAATTTTTTCTTTCAAAGAAAAGTGAATCATCAGAAGTATCAATTGTGTTATTTCTATAAATACCCTTTAAACCTCTATTACCTGCTAAAAAAACTGTATCACCCTTTATCTTTATTTCCCTATAAAAATCTCTTTCAAGAAAAAGAGGAGGATAAAAATACTTTTTGTTATTTTTTAAATTTATAACAATAAGATTTTCAGAATTTGTAAAATTTAAAAGGCTATCTTTTAAAAAAATAGCATAATAAGGGTATAGGGGAATTGAATCAGAATTTGTAAATTTATAAAAAACTGAATCCTTATTAAAGTCGAAAAGATAAATACCGTGGTCACCTGTTATAAAAATTGTATCATTCCTGTTAAAAACACTGTAAAAAGTATCTGAATGTGTAAAATTATTAAAAATTGAAAAAAATAAAATTATTTCAAACATCTTTCAATTACCTCCTTTATTTTTTTCATATCATTAATATTATAACGGTGATCGATAGGTAAAGAAAGTATTTTCTCAGGAATTTTGTGAACTTCTGGATAATTCGCCTTCTTTATTAAAGGGTGAACATTTGGCCATAGTGTTGGTGGATATATCCTGTTTTTAATGAGAAAATCTTTTATTTTATGTTTATTTTCACTAAAAAATGGGAAATTTAAGGGACATATGCCCTCTGGTAAGTCCCTGTAAAGTGGCTGTATTTTTTCAAAATTAAGGTTTTTTAAAAGATAAATAAAATTTTGCCTTCTTTTTTCCATTATAAATTCATAAGGAATTCTTTTCAAAAGGTAATTTGTTAAAAAAGAGGATTTTCTGGGATCTTTATTATCTGTTAATTTTTTTTCATAATTTTTATCAAGAACATCATAGGCAAAGGAAAATAAAGGCTTTGTTAAATAAGGAAAAAAATTGTGAAAATTTCTTATAAGGTAAGCTGATAACTTAACTAAAAAAGTCTCATAATCAAAGTTTTTAACAGAATCCTTAATCTCTTCCTCAGAAAAAAGAACACCTCCGTCAGGTAGAGGTAAAATTTTTCTCAAAGATCCAAAAATAAGAGATGGCTTTATTTTAAAATTTCTTTTTTTAAAGGTTAAAAGAGAATGACTTATATCAAGAATAAAGGGAAATTCAAGTTCATAATCCACTGGAAACCCAAAATATTCAATTATTATAACAATAGGACTTTTATACATTGCGGCTTTTTTCTTTATATCATCAAAATCAACCTGTGGTGATGGATTAAAATAAACTCTATAAAAATCAAAATTAAGGGATAATTCTTCAAAAGGTCTTATAACTTCATAGCAGGTATAGCTTGGTAGAAGAAAAAAATATTTTTCTTTTAAATTTTTAAGGAGAAAACGAAGAGCATCTCTTCCTGAAAAAAAGAGTTTAAAATTTTTCAAATAACCCTTCCAAAACTTAAAAATATTTTTCTTTTTTTTGAAAAGAAATGAAAATTCAAAATAGTAGTCAGAGCCAATAGGATAATTTTTTCTTCTCATTTTAGGATATTTTAAAGTTAATTATTTTAAAATAAAAAATGATTTTCTTTCTTTTAATTACCTTCCTTAATTATGAAGAAGAAGCACTTATAAAAGATATTCTATCCTATAAATATCTTGAAATTAAAGACCTTTCCTTTGAAAAGGATAAAAGTATATTTACAAATTTAAAGGATTCTCTAACCCTCTTTTTTCTTAAAGAACCCCTTAAAATTCCTGAATACGCAGAAAAAACTTTTAAAGATTTTAATTCAGATGAAAGGGAAATTATTGAAAAAATTTTTAAATTAAAAATCAAAGAAGAAAATTTTGAAAATATCTTAGAAGAAACGATAAATAATTTAAAAAGGGCTAAAGAAATTATCAAAAATTCCTTTTCAAATATTAAGAAAGAAAAACTTGATACATTGATTTACAATATTACTCTTCTTTTTGAAGATGAAAATGACAAAAATGATGATACTTTATATGCTATTTTTGAAAGAGAAAAGGGAAATAAAATTAAGGCAAAAAAATGGAATGAGAAGAAAATTGCAAAATATTTATTAAAAATAAATAGAGAAAAACTCTTTCAAGGTTTAAAAATTTCCTTTGAAAACTTAATTTTTTTAACCTATTCACTTATAAATGCAGAAAATTTAAGGGATACAGTAATAAAAACAGAGCTCGGGTATATAGTGATAAACAGTAAAAGAGAAGATAACATATATAAAGGTGACAGTTTTTTTATTATTGTTGATTTAAAAGGTAATGACAAATATTTAGATAAGGCAGGTTCCTCAAATTTGTTTTATTCTATACCCTTTTCAATTTTAATCGATAAAGAAGGAAATGATTCTTATATTTCAAATAAAGCACTTTCCATCTGCTCATCCTTTTTTGGAGTTTCAATTCAATTTGATTTAAAGGGTAATGATTTAAGAAGGGGAAAATTCTTTTCAATTTCTTCATCCTTGTTTGGAATTAGTTTTCTTTTTGATAAGGAAGGGAATGATATCTATGAATCAGATTTTTTCTCTCAATCTGCTTGCTTCTTTGGAAAATCCTTTTTATTTGATTTTGATGGCAATGACTTATATAAGGTAACAGAAAAAGGACAGGCTTTTTCAGGAACATTGGGATTTTCAATTCTTTATGATAGAAAGGGTATGGATTCCTATATAGCCTATGGTAAGAATTATCATATACCTCTTTTACCTGATGAAACAAGGTCTTTTGCACAGGGGTTTTCTCTTGGTATAAGACCCTATCTTGGTGGTGGTGTTGCTTTTTTAATTGATAGAGAAGGAAATGATGTATATTATTCAGAAGTATATGGACAGGGCTCTTCTTACTGGTATGGAACAGGAATTTTAATAGATGGCGAGGGGAATGATTTATACCATTTAGCAGAATATGGACAGGGTTCTGGTATTCACTTGGCCTGTGGAGCACTTTTTGATTTAGAAGGTGATGATGAATATATTTCAAGATTTGGTCCTGCTCAGGGTGAAGGTCATGATTACTCTGTTGGAATGCTTATTGACAAAAAAGGGCATGATACTTATAAAGTTTCAGGAGGTCAAGGAATAGGTTTAAATACCTCAGTTGGTATATTTATTGATTCAGAAGGAAATGATATTTATGTAACAACTGAAGAATTCGGTCAGGGCGGAGGAAAAATGTCAAGGGGGAAAATTGGAATAGGTATTTTTATTGACTTAAAAGGAAAGGATTTTTATAAGGGAGAAAATTTAAAAAAAGAACCCTTTTTAATTTCAAAGGGGGAATTTGGCTTAAGTTATGATCCTGACACAGTTAAAAGTGTTGAACCGGAAGAAGAAGGTATAGATATGGAAATTCCCCTTGATTTAGATATTGATTCTTTATTTAAACTTGCTTCTGAATGGGAAGTAGGTAAGTATAAAAAGATTGTTCCAAAGGCAAGAAAAATTTTAGCGCAGAGAAAAGAGGATGCACTTATTTATATTTTTAATAATAAAATAAGAACACTTAACAGCTTAGAATTAAGGGCAATTAAGGAAGTTATAAAAGAAAATAAAGAGTTAAGTGCACCCTATATGAGAAAAGCTTTAAAAGAAAAAAATGATACATCAAAATTGAATATTATCTATCTAACAGGTGAAGCAGAAGTTAAGGAGATGGAAAAGGATTTATGGAAATTGTTAAGAAAAGAAAAAAGAGATTTATTTAAAGCAAATATAATCTATTCATTATCAAAATTAAAAACAGAAAATTTTGAAGAATTATTTAAATATTTAAATGAAAATAATACTGAAATAAAAATATCCCTTATAAGAGCATGCGGAGAAATAAAAAGAAAAAAAATTTTAAAAAAAATAGTTCCCCTGCTACAGGATAAAGATGCTCTTGTTAGGTTTGGTGCAGAAAAAATTTTAAGGGATAATGTGGATTCTGTAAGGTCTTATTTAATTGATAAAATTAACCAAAAAGCTAGCGATATAACTATATTTCATCTTTTAAGGGTTTTTAAAGGAATAAAAGAAATGGATTCTGAGGTAAAAGAAGTTTTTTTAAAATTCTGTGAAAATGAAAATAAAAAAATAAGAGCAGAAGCTATTGAATCACTATTAAATTTTAAAGATGATGAAGAAATATCAAAAAAATTAAAAGAAATAAAAGAAAAGGAAAAAGAACCTTATATTTTATGGATTTTTCAAAGTAAAAGTTTTTAAATCTTCAAGGTATTTACCCTGGAAACTCTCCCTTTTCTCCAGTTCCCTTTCAATTTTATTTAATACAATCATTTTATTTTTACACCAATCAGGTGCAACTAACAAATTAAAAGGAGCTTCACCTGTTAATCTTGCGATTAATATATTTTCTTCCAGTCTTTCAATAAAATCACATGCAGCATTTATATACTCCTCCATTTCAAGGGGTTTATACTTTCCTTCCCTGTACCAATTCTCAAGTTCAGTATATTTAACGATATGCAAGGGATGAATTTTAACTCCGTCAATTTTCAATTTATTTAAAAAAAAAGCTGTATTCATCCAGTCATCATATGTATCACCGGGAAGACCTATTATAACATGAGCCATAACCCTAATATTTTTTTCCTTTAATTTAAAAACAGCTTCCTCAAAATTTTTAACATTGTGCCCCCTTTTTGTTATTTCCATTGTTTTATCATTTGCTGATTGAAGACCCAGTTCAACCCACAAATAAGTTTTCTTATTAAGTTCATAAAGAAGTTCCAAAACTTCATCTCCTACGGTATCACTTCTTGTTCCAATTGAAATTCCAACAATATCAGGATGGGTGTTTAATGCTTCATAATAAACTTTTCTCATGAATTCTATATCACCATAAGTATTTGTGAAGGCTTGAAAATAAACAATGAATTTATTAACCTTTCTTCTATTTCTAATTATTTCCATACCCTTTAAAATCTGTTCTTTTAAAGGCACTTTTCTTCTTGCTGTTTCAGGGACAAAAGAGGGGTTATAGCAGTAAATACACTTCGCCTGTGGTGGACATTTAAAACCTGCATCCACTGAAATTTTCCAAACTTTTTCTCCGAAAAGATTCTTAAGATGTTCTGAAAATTTATTATACCTTAAATTATAATCAAAAAATTTAACAATATCTTTCATTTTCGCAATCTGCTGTACCACTTTTCCAAAAAATTCTTAACTTTCTTATTTAAGAGTAATTCTTTATAAAAATTAAAATTTTCCTTATAAAATTCAAAGGTTTTTTTAAGAGCATCTTTAAATTTCCATTCAGGCTTAAAACCAAGTTCAAATATTTTCTTGCCATCCATTGAATATCTCCTGTCATGACCAGGTCTATCCTTAATAAACTCAATGCCTTCCTCTTTATTTAATCCTCCTAATTTACATATAAGTTCAGCGAGCCTGATATTTTTTATTTCGGTGCTACCAGGTATGTTATACTCCTCACCAATTTTACCCTTTTTATAAACAAGGTATATAGCCCTTACTGCATCTTCTATATAAATCCAGCTTCTTTTCTGATTTCCATCTCCATAGAGGGGAATTTTTTCTTTCATCAACACCTTCATAATAGAAAGGGGTATAAATTTTTCAGGAAACTGTCTTTCTCCAAAAACATTAGCAGGTCTTACTATGATTGCAGGTATTCTGTAAGTTTTATAATAAGAATAAACAATCCTGTCAGCACTTGCCTTACTTGCAGAATAAGGGCTTGAGGGATAAAAAGGGTGATTTTCTTTTGCTTTTCCTTTCAAAATTTCTCCATAAACTTCATCTGTTGATATATGTATAAACTTTCCCTTTTCTCCGTGAATTTCTCTGAAAATATCAATTAAAAAGTAAGTCCCCAGTATATCTGTAAAAATGAATCTATGTGGATAAAGAATTGACCTATCAACATGGGTTTCTGCAGCAAAATGAAAAATATTATTTGAGTATTTCATAACAAGTTTTAATGGCTTTACATTTGTAACGGAAGCTACAAGAAGAAAAATCTTTCCCTCACCTTCAAGAAATTTTTTTATTTCTTTTTCCAGATCTTTTTCTTTCAGAACTTTATAATTACTTTTTATAAAATTTTTTTCAACCTTGTAAATATCCTTACCAAAGCCAGCATAAAATATATTTTCCTCATTAAGGTAGGGATAAAGATTAAAAGGGTGGCCTGAATATTCAAGAGAATCATAGACAATTATTTTTGCATCCTTTTCCTTTTTTATCAAATATCTCACAAAATTAGAACCAATAAAACCAGCTCCACCTGTTACAAGGTAAATATTCATCTATAAAAGATAAAATTTTCTCCTTCTAAATTAAAAATTTTAACATTAAAACCAAGATATTCACTAATAATTTCTTTTTTCTCAAAAATTTTATTTTTTTCCACAAAAAGCGTATTTCCATTTTCTTTTAGAAAAAGAAAATAATCAGAAAATTTAATAGCAATATTAATATCATGTATTACAAAAATTAAATTTTTATTTTCTCTTTTAAGAATATTCTTCATAATATCAAAAATTAAAAAGGTATTTTCAAAATCAAGATGAAGACTTGGCTCATCAAGAAGAATAAGTTCAGGGTCCTTAACAAGAGATCTTGCAAGAAGAACCTTTTGTTTCTGACCACCTGAAAGTTCTGAAAACTTTTTATTTTTTAATTCATAAATATCAAAAATTCTTAAAAAATAATCTAACTTTTCTTTATCAACTTTTGTATAAGGATAAAAACCGAGTTCAACCATTTCATAAACTGTAAAAGGAACATCAGATTCATAAAATTGGGGTAAATAGGAAATTTTTTTTGCTCTTTCAAAAGGATCCATTTTAAAAATATTCTTTCCATCAAAATTAATCTCACCTTTTAAGGGTTTTAATATACCGGAAAGAACCCTTAAAAGTGTAGTTTTACCTGTTCCATTTTTCCCAAGAATTGAAAGAATTTCACCCTTTTTTAAATAAAAGGAGACCCCCCTTAATACAGGGGGGTCTTTATAACCGGCGTAAATAGATTTTACCTCAATCTTGATTTTGGTTTTATCCTTTGTATATCCCTTTGTCTTTCAGATTCTTTTTTATTATCTTCAGTTTTTTCCTTGTAAGGAGCGTAAAATTTTCCTTCCCTATCCCTTAATCTTTTAAAGAATCTATCAGTTATTCCGTCACCATCTCTATCAAGGGTATCTCTTTTAACCTTATAAATTATTTCACTTTTGAGTTCCACCCTTTTAGATTTTGATGATTCTGACTTTTTATTAATCTCTATTGAATGAAGTAGAAAAGGTAAAATAAGTAAAATTAAAATTTTTTTCATCTCCTTGTCCTTTTTGTTCCTGATTTATTTTGAGGTAAAACTCCGCCTTTTTTCAATTCAGTTTCAAACTTTTCCCTGTGAATTCTGGTTTCTTGTTCTCTTTGAATTCTACTTTCTCTTTCCTTTCTTAATTCCTGGCTTTTTATAGGAGTAGTAACTCTTTTTCTGTAATCCTCTGATTCTTCCTTTTCCATCTCTTTATTTTCTTTTACCTTTCTGATATCTGACTCATAAATATTTTTTCCTTCATATTCCTTATATTCCCTTTTCCTTTCAACTTCAGTTTCCCTGATTCTTTTTTGTTCATGTTCTGGTTTAGTCTTTATTTCTCCTTTAGATTCCCTTATTCTTTCTTTTTCATAACTCCTTTTAACTTCTTGTTCTTTAACTAAATCCCTTACAGGTTTACCTTCAACAATTCCTATCTCTCTTACCCTTATCCTTGTTTCTTTTTCTACCTCCTGTAGACGACTTCTCTTTTCAGGTGTAATTTCTTTTGTAAATTCCCATCTTGTTCTTATTCTGTATCTGGGAGGTGCATATTTTATATACCTTGGAACATAAATATATCTATATTCATAAACCCTTATTTCATATAATGGACAGAAATCAAAATAAAAGTGAATAAAAACATGGGGATGATGGCAATCGTAACAATACCATGGTGCCGGATGATATACATAATACCTTGGAATTATATAATAACTTGTCCATGCGCCAAAATAAACCCTTGGGAACCAGAAGGGTGGTCTGAAACTGAAAACGAGAGCAAATCTTATATCATCATAATCATAATATATATAAGATTCAGGTGGTAAAGGTTCAAAACAATCAAGGGGCATATCATAAATTGGATAAGGAACAACAACTGCATAAATATATTCAATACCTGGATCATAAGAAGAAGTCCATTCAATATCATCGTAAAAATCATCGGGTAAAACATAATGGACACCTGCATGTATGTATACAGGTTTTCCGGCAGGAAATATTAATTTAGTTCTTCCATTTGGGTCAATATTATATAAGTAAAGATAACCATCTACTTTTGAAATAACATTAATTTTTAATCTTTCACCAGCTGTATATATAGACTTTGGACCACCTTCAACCCAGACATCCACCATTCCTGCCTTTAAGGCAAGGAATTGGATAGCTAATATTAAAATTAACTTTTTCATTTAATACCTCCTTATTTAATTTTAAGGGATTTTAACCCTTCAGAGGGTAAAGAAAGCTCCCTATTTCCCTCATCTATTTGATAAGCCCACTCAAAAACTAATCTATTATCTAAACTTAAAATTCTTATTTTTGCAAAATGATTATACCTTGTCCAGAAAACATAAATATGACCTTCAATTGCTTCAAGAACACCTATTTTTGACCATCCGTATAAAGGTGCATAACTTATCTCATCAAAACTTTCAGCATACCCCATATCCTGAATCCATGTAAGTGTATCCGGTACAATTATATAGCCTACTTTATCTGAGGTATCGTATTTATAATAAAAATCACAGTTTGGAGATAAATAGGAACATACAGCCTGATTTAAAAAATCAAATCCAGAAAAATCAGGATAAATAAGATAACTCCACACAACATCCTCACCATCAGGTCTTGGAGTATCAAACACTACTTCAGGGGAAAGGTCTGACTCATTCCCTGCCGTATCATAAGCGGATACAGCATAATAGTAAGTTATTCCATTTTGCACATTATAATCAATAAAACTTGTTTTAGAGGGGGGTAGATTTGCAATTTTTTCATAAGGTCCTTCATAGGAAAAACCCCTCCACACATAGTATCCTGCAAGGTCTTTTTCAGTATTAGGAATAAAGTAAAGATAAACTTTCTGGTCACCAGTAACAGAATAAAGTCCTCTTGGTGCTGAAGGTGGTATAGTATCAATTTCAACAGGGTAATTAGTATAAATATTTTCTTCTTTTATTATGCATCCCCATAAAAGGGGAATCAGAGTAATTATAAAGAGTATTTTTATTTTTCCCATTTCAAACCTCCTTTTTCAATTTACAAAAATGCAATTTCTATTCCAAATAAAAATAAGAAAAATTGCACATTATAAGTTCAAAAGGGTATAATTTTTATTCAAAAAATTGCCGGAGTGGCGGAACGGAAGACGCGGCGGACTCAAAATCCGCTCTCCGTTAAGGAGGTGAGGGTTCAAATCCCTCCTCCGGCATGAAATAAGGAGGGAATAATGACATATATTATTTGCGAACCCTGTATTGGAGTTAAGGATACAGCTTGTGTAGAGGTTTGCCCGGTGGATTGCATACATCCAAGAAAAGATGAACCCGAGTACGAAAGCTCAGATCAGCTTTATATAAATCCACAGGTTTGCATTGATTGCGGAGCCTGTGAATCAGTCTGTCCGGTTCAAGCGATCTATGCGGAAGATGCTGTTCCAGAAAAGTGGAAGAGCTTTATTAAAAAGAATTACGAACATTACGGTTTAACTGCTCCTTAAAATAGTATTTTTTTTAAATTTTTAAAGGGGGGGAAAATCCCCCCCTTTTTTATTTTTTGTTTTCTATCAACTTTAAAAGTTCTTCTTTTAAAGGCATTTTTTGTGTTTTAAATTCCTCTACTATTGAGTAATCTTCTTTTCCAAAGATATCCAATTCATAATGCTTTTTCTCCTCAACATAAAAAATTCCAACAGGAATCTTACCTTTTCTCCATGTTTCCATAATTTTAGCAATTGCTTCTTCTCTCCTTGCAAATGGTCCATTTAATAACTCTATATTTTCCCTGAAATAATCATAAGAATATTCTTCATTAAAGGTAACACAAGGAGAGAGTACATCAATATGGGAAAAGCCTTTATGTTTTATACCTTCTTTTATATATTCCTTTAAATTTTTTGTATCACCTGAAAAACCCCTTGCTACAAATGTTGCTCCTGCTGAAAGAGATATTAAACAGGGCTCTATAGGATTATCCTTTGAACCATAAGGAGTTGTCCCTTTTACAAAACCATAGGGAGAGGTAGGTGCGACTTGGCCTTTAGTTAGAGCGTAAATTTCATTATTCATAACAATATAAGTAAGGTTTATATTCCTCCTGGCGGCATGCATAAAGTGGTTACCACCTATTCCGTAACCATCACCGTCTCCACCTGTAACTATTACATTTAATTTCTGATTTGCAAGTTTAACTCCGGTAGCAACAGGAAGAAGTCTTCCATGGATTGTATGGAAGGCGTTGGTATTTATATAATCAGGAAATTTTGAAGAACAGCCAATTCCACTTATAACTACTGCATCATAAGGTGAAATTCCAAGTTCAAAAAGTGCTTGTTTTAAAGCAGCAAGAACTCCAAAATCACCACAACCAGGGCACCAAGTACTCTTTTTACCCTCATAAGCTTTAACTGAAGTTATTTCAAAATTTAAAAGTTTTTCCATCTTAATTCTCCTTTTTTAGAATTTTTTTAACTTCACTTATTATCTCAGAGGGTTTAAAAGGAAAACCTGAATATTTTCTAATTGAATAAACATTTTGCTTTCTCCCCCATATCCTTGAAAGATAGTTTTTTAGCTGTGAAAAGGAATTTAATTCACATACAAAAACATTTTTATTGTATGTTAAAGAGTAAATATAGTCTTCATGAAGTGGCATAAGAGTTCTTATTCTGAGATATGATATTTCTATTCCTTCATTTTTAAGTCTATGAACAGATTCCCTCATTGGTCCTAGTGATGAGCCTATACCAACAAGTATATTTGGTGCGTTTTTATTACCATAGAATTCAGGTTCAGGAACATCTTCAATAATTCTTTCAAGTTTTCTTAACCTTTTTTGAACCATTTGAACCCTGTATTCATTCTCTTCATCTATGAATCCATCAGGTGTTTTTTCATTGGAATTATATCTAACTATAACCCCTTTTGTTCCTGGAATAGCCCGTGGAGAAATCCCATCTTCAGTTAATTCGTATCTTTCATAAATTTTTCCGGTTTTAATATACTCTGAAACTTCTTCCTCACTTAAAATTTTTCCCCTTTCCCACTTTAAATTTCCATTATAGGGAATATCATCAACTGTCTGCTGATTCTGGGAAACTGCCTGTTCTGATAACACAATCACTGGAATCTGATATTTCTCTGCAATGTTAAAAGCTCTAAAAGTAAATTCAAAACTTTCTTCAGGAGTGGATGGAACAAGTACAGCTCTTGAGACATCACCATGCCCTGCAAAAAGAATATGATTTATATCTTCCTGACCAGTTTTTGTTGGCAATCCTGTGGATGGACCTCCTCTCTGGGCATGGTAAATAACAAGGGGAACTTCTGCCATTGAAGCAAGGGAAATTGCCTCAGTTTTGAGATCCATTCCTGGACCACTTGTGGAAGTCATAGCTCTCAATCCAGCAAAGGACGCACCGATAGCCATATTAATTGAGGCTATTTCATCTTCACACTGAATTGTAACTCCTCCGAATTTTGGCATATGTTTTGCCAAAAATTCAAAGACCTCTGTAGAGGGAGTTATAGGGTATGCAGCAAAAAATCTGCATCCAGCAGCAATAGCACCAAGAGCTACTGCTTCATTCCCAGACAAATAATATCTCCCTATATCCGTAGATTTTTCAATTTCATATCTCTTTTTCAAAAGATTTTTAGCAAGGGAATAACCCTCTTCTAAGGCTTTAATATTATTCTCTATGATTTCACCGCTTTTCCCTTTTAAATAGAAAATAATAGAGTTTTT
Coding sequences within:
- a CDS encoding T9SS type A sorting domain-containing protein, whose translation is MFEIILFFSIFNNFTHSDTFYSVFNRNDTIFITGDHGIYLFDFNKDSVFYKFTNSDSIPLYPYYAIFLKDSLLNFTNSENLIVINLKNNKKYFYPPLFLERDFYREIKIKGDTVFLAGNRGLKGIYRNNTIDTSDDSLFFERKNYFPKDTVISLEIIKDTLFIGTKLGLYKIKINLLGIIPPTLHSGILPGKIGDIFILNNKIFVSSDSFLYLYPDSLLTKFPYVINSLIGNSDTLFVGTEGGSYILYNGQKLKFSNFNTKSLIKVKNKIYLLGKGIVIYDYKNSLFLNFKNYFKELTSNSISSVKKFGKYYLFSHDRGIDIFNEKYEKVNKLLGGWIRTLDVNPEIIITSPWCGPIFKIDSLFNIYDTLNLSTCIQLLKFLNDSTFSVLKPAQNSIEIRNLKDEKIKEIFNLGYATDIEKYADFYFVSNTEGNIYKIDKNYNISFVMNTGYPVYDISIYENKIFFATNSGLFEYKLPDFQFIKNYRTFDSYTVSVINDKYGNTYALTRSGLIFISRSGEEKIFESSYNTLTRTESIDFNSQCSASLLYYDNLNEEIIIGTKDGVSIMNLKVFGPSEAEEPIVFPNPFKKDRGFFYIKTKENLKEILIYSPSGRVKKLNFVNSGDRFKVNAFNLERGFYILVIKLDKDTKIKKIICE
- a CDS encoding 4Fe-4S binding protein yields the protein MTYIICEPCIGVKDTACVEVCPVDCIHPRKDEPEYESSDQLYINPQVCIDCGACESVCPVQAIYAEDAVPEKWKSFIKKNYEHYGLTAP
- a CDS encoding DUF4384 domain-containing protein, with translation MKKLILILAIQFLALKAGMVDVWVEGGPKSIYTAGERLKINVISKVDGYLYLYNIDPNGRTKLIFPAGKPVYIHAGVHYVLPDDFYDDIEWTSSYDPGIEYIYAVVVPYPIYDMPLDCFEPLPPESYIYYDYDDIRFALVFSFRPPFWFPRVYFGAWTSYYIIPRYYVYHPAPWYCYDCHHPHVFIHFYFDFCPLYEIRVYEYRYIYVPRYIKYAPPRYRIRTRWEFTKEITPEKRSRLQEVEKETRIRVREIGIVEGKPVRDLVKEQEVKRSYEKERIRESKGEIKTKPEHEQKRIRETEVERKREYKEYEGKNIYESDIRKVKENKEMEKEESEDYRKRVTTPIKSQELRKERESRIQREQETRIHREKFETELKKGGVLPQNKSGTKRTRR
- a CDS encoding GDP-mannose 4,6-dehydratase — encoded protein: MNIYLVTGGAGFIGSNFVRYLIKKEKDAKIIVYDSLEYSGHPFNLYPYLNEENIFYAGFGKDIYKVEKNFIKSNYKVLKEKDLEKEIKKFLEGEGKIFLLVASVTNVKPLKLVMKYSNNIFHFAAETHVDRSILYPHRFIFTDILGTYFLIDIFREIHGEKGKFIHISTDEVYGEILKGKAKENHPFYPSSPYSASKASADRIVYSYYKTYRIPAIIVRPANVFGERQFPEKFIPLSIMKVLMKEKIPLYGDGNQKRSWIYIEDAVRAIYLVYKKGKIGEEYNIPGSTEIKNIRLAELICKLGGLNKEEGIEFIKDRPGHDRRYSMDGKKIFELGFKPEWKFKDALKKTFEFYKENFNFYKELLLNKKVKNFLEKWYSRLRK
- a CDS encoding ABC transporter ATP-binding protein; the protein is MKIEVKSIYAGYKDPPVLRGVSFYLKKGEILSILGKNGTGKTTLLRVLSGILKPLKGEINFDGKNIFKMDPFERAKKISYLPQFYESDVPFTVYEMVELGFYPYTKVDKEKLDYFLRIFDIYELKNKKFSELSGGQKQKVLLARSLVKDPELILLDEPSLHLDFENTFLIFDIMKNILKRENKNLIFVIHDINIAIKFSDYFLFLKENGNTLFVEKNKIFEKKEIISEYLGFNVKIFNLEGENFIFYR
- a CDS encoding TIGR01212 family radical SAM protein (This family includes YhcC from E. coli K-12, an uncharacterized radical SAM protein.) — its product is MKDIVKFFDYNLRYNKFSEHLKNLFGEKVWKISVDAGFKCPPQAKCIYCYNPSFVPETARRKVPLKEQILKGMEIIRNRRKVNKFIVYFQAFTNTYGDIEFMRKVYYEALNTHPDIVGISIGTRSDTVGDEVLELLYELNKKTYLWVELGLQSANDKTMEITKRGHNVKNFEEAVFKLKEKNIRVMAHVIIGLPGDTYDDWMNTAFFLNKLKIDGVKIHPLHIVKYTELENWYREGKYKPLEMEEYINAACDFIERLEENILIARLTGEAPFNLLVAPDWCKNKMIVLNKIERELEKRESFQGKYLEDLKTFTLKNP